In one Macaca fascicularis isolate 582-1 chromosome 6, T2T-MFA8v1.1 genomic region, the following are encoded:
- the SLC6A7 gene encoding sodium-dependent proline transporter isoform X4 has product MKKLQGAHLRKPVTPDLLMTPSDQGDVDLDVDFAADRGNWTGKLDFLLSCIGYCVGLGNVWRFPYRAYTNGGGAFLVPYFLMLAICGIPLFFLELSLGQFSSLGPLAVWKISPLFKGAGAAMLLIVGLVAIYYNMIIAYVLFYLFASLTSDLPWEHCGNWWNTELCLEHRGSKDGNGALPLNLTCTVSPSEEYWSRYVLHIQGSQGIGSPGEIRWNLCLCLLLAWVIVFLCILKGVKSSGKVVYFTATFPYLILLMLLVRGVTLPGAWKGIQFYLTPQFHHLLSSKMGILRSRGVTWLAQAAQLDSGEAGVQIQMPGFQKGSKGVMQAYCQYKSPEYFTLGSVSFRTGPSLETIF; this is encoded by the exons CCTgtcaccccagacctgctgatgACCCCCAGTGACCAGGGCGATGTTGACCTGGATGTGGACTTTGCTGCAGACAGGGGCAACTGGACAGGAAAGCTGGACTTCCTGCTGTCCTGCATTGGCTACTGTGTAGGCCTGGGGAATGTCTGGCGCTTCCCCTATCGAGCCTACACCAACGGAGGAG GCGCCTTCCTCGTGCCCTACTTCCTCATGCTGGCCATCTGTGGCATCCCCCTCTTCTTCCTGGAGCTCTCCCTGGGCCAGTTCTCCAGCCTAGGGCCACTGGCTGTCTGGAAAATCAGTCCCCTCTTCAAAG GCGCCGGCGCAGCCATGCTGCTCATCGTGGGCCTGGTGGCCATCTACTACAACATGATCATCGCCTACGTGCTCTTCTACCTCTTCGCCTCCCTCACCAGCGACCTACCGTGGGAGCACTGTGGCAATTGGTGGAACACAGAACTCTGCCTGGAGCACAGAGGCTCCAAGGACGGCAACGGGGCCCTGCCCCTCAACCTCACCTGCACCGTCAGCCCCAGTGAGGAGTACTGGAG CCGCTACGTCCTCCACATCCAAGGCAGCCAGGGCATCGGCAGCCCTGGGGAGATCCGctggaacctctgcctctgcctgctgCTGGCCTGGGTCATCGTGTTCCTCTGTATCCTCAAGGGTGTGAAGTCTTCTGGCAAG GTGGTGTATTTCACGGCCACGTTCCCCTACCTCATCCTGCTCATGCTGCTGGTCCGCGGAGTCACCCTCCCAGGGGCCTGGAAGGGCATCCAGTTCTATCTCACCCCCCAGTTCCACCACCTGTTGTCTTCCAAG ATGGGGATCCTGCGGTCCAGAGGGGTGACCTGGCTTGCTCAGGCTGCACAGCTAGACAGTGGTGAAGCTGGGGTCCAAATCCAGATGCCAGGATTCCAGAAAGGAAGTAAAGGGGTTATGCAGGCTTATTGCCAATACAAATCTCCTGAATACTTTACATTAGGCTCTGTGTCCTTCAGAACTGGACCAAGCTTAGAGACCATCTTCTAG